A single window of [Clostridium] hylemonae DSM 15053 DNA harbors:
- a CDS encoding GNAT family N-acetyltransferase, with the protein MEQTDLPIFKKWLYTPHVARWYHDPLDWIDEVEEQDGEFCWIHHFIVEHEGQPIGFCQYYACKDSDELWEGYTELGGSYSIDYMIGESDCLRNGFGKMIVAELTNRIAHHPDAKRIVVQPEPENKASCGLLLSCGFVLDTEKEIYVKLLP; encoded by the coding sequence ATGGAACAGACGGATTTGCCCATTTTCAAGAAATGGCTGTATACGCCACACGTTGCCAGGTGGTACCACGATCCATTGGATTGGATCGATGAAGTTGAGGAGCAGGACGGTGAGTTTTGCTGGATTCACCACTTCATTGTGGAACATGAAGGTCAGCCCATCGGATTTTGCCAGTATTACGCCTGCAAAGACAGCGACGAGCTGTGGGAGGGCTACACAGAGTTGGGCGGGTCTTACAGCATAGACTACATGATTGGGGAATCCGACTGCCTCCGCAATGGCTTTGGCAAAATGATTGTGGCGGAATTGACAAACAGGATTGCTCACCATCCTGATGCCAAAAGAATTGTGGTGCAACCGGAGCCGGAAAATAAGGCGTCCTGCGGTCTGCTGCTGTCCTGTGGCTTTGTACTTGACACGGAAAAAGAGATCTATGTAAAACTTTTGCCTTGA